The Brachypodium distachyon strain Bd21 chromosome 4, Brachypodium_distachyon_v3.0, whole genome shotgun sequence nucleotide sequence AGACAACCACCCTTTCAAGTTGTTACAAATATTACAATGCTTCCAAGCTTTACAAGGTAAATAGGTAGACCTGGCTTTGTAGAGCTCTGTTTTGCGTTTGACTTCCTACCACCTCACTCCGGTACCTCCCAATCATGTTTCATGTATTTTGTgaacaaaaaggaaagcatCTCAGAGTTGAAGTCATACACATAAAAAATCAGTATGTGGCATGAATTTTGGAAACACACCCATTAGTTGCCAGTTCATGGAGTTTCCCCTGAGAGGAGAATATAATAACGCTTACTTCAGCATTGCAAAGCACTGAGAGTTCCCTGGCCTTCTTGAGAAGCCCGACGCTTGCAGAAGGTTACCCTGGGAAATATGCTGTGTTCAGCTGAGGGTGTAAAAACAAGTTCCTTCACTTGTTTCAGTTAATCATGTTTCATGGCAACAAAGCTCTGCATGTCTTCATGCTGGGATCTTGAGTTGACCAACGGAACTCTGATCTGATAAAGGGCATGACCTGTTTGATTTCCAGAACTTGCCACTTGACAGGAATTGAGATGTGGAACAGTAATAATATTGAAATATTTGTGGTGGCTTGCTAGGAATGAGTGAAAGTGAAACGAAAGAACGTCGTCGAGAAATCCTAGATGTAGGCAACATGTGTAGCATACAGATTGAAATACACGTACTGAATGAGCTACTGCAGTTTTGGAAGTATTTTAAACCACTGGAGACTTTCTCAGAAAAACTCTTAATTTTTGGAGGCCAAGAATCTGTGTTAGTTTTAAGTGAAAAAACTTTGTAAAAAATCTGTTTATTTGTTGCCATGGAATGTTTCATGCGGCTTATGGCGTGGAATAAAGTTTCAATGAATCAGATTCAGTTATTCCTTACGAGGATGTAAAAGCCTAAGGTTTCTTACTGATCTACTATAGGCAGGTCTCTTAGCTAGTATTGGAATATTTTAGGAGCTCTGCTTGGCGACATTTGTTCTCCCTTTTTAAAGATACGTTGGTTTTACCTACCAAACATAATTTCTATTGGACATTTCTTATTCACCCAGCTGATTTAAGACCTTCTGCGGTGCTTGGAGAAACAACACACATTGATGAGATGCTTCGTTTTTTACCCATGTGTTGTAATGTAATGGATACAGTAAAGTTAGGTTGTTGCCTCTTCATTAGATTTAACCCTGTAAAATTAAGGGCTAAATTCTTTGTCTAGCTTATTtgcttgctgttgttgctATCTGTTCATGTCAAAGATTTAATTGATTGACAAATGCATGGAATCATAACATCTCATGCAACGTGTCCACAAGATGTTTAATCTGAGAATATGTTCTGATTCATCGCAGGATGTTGACAATGATCTCGCTGCCAGCTGTTAGGCCCTGCTGACCTGAGATTTGCCTTTGCATTTCtaggttttcttttctctggATCATAACATGCTGATTGGAGTTGGAATCTTATTCAGATCTTTTTCTTTGGTATCTCCTACATGTATTCGAACTTAATTTGAACCTAGAAACTTGGAACTGGCAGATAAAGATTATTGGCAGTTTGGCACTTCCTCTGTTCCTTCTTACAAGACGTTTTGCTAAGCCAAATTGACTTTCCAAAACGTCTTATAaaaagaaacggagggagggagtattttacaGCTATATACGGAGCGGGTTTTGAATTTGCCCGTGCTTGGAACTCCAGCAAAATGTCTGGATTTTGCGGCGAAGAATGATCTGGGGTTCTAGCAGTACCGGTGCACACCTACTTTTATCAGTACCAAGTTAAAGCATCCAGTGAAGCTACTGCATCTACTACGACGACTTATCATTTTTACAGGTTTTTTACCCATGTGTTGCAGATGCATCGATCAGTTATATTGCAGTTTTAACATGCAGTAATGTCGATTCTATTGGCCGTGAATTTCAAGAGGAAAAGGGTCATTACTTGAGACATGAGGAAAATACTTCAGTTCTAAGATGTGCATATATTTAAGTTGCGAGTGAAAAACTTGTTAAAATACCTTTATTCTTCTGGTGTCATGCTCTTGCATATATAATACAGTATCAACGAGATAGCTTTGCAAAGAAACCGATCGAGATGGAGACCAGGGACATCAACCCAGGCTGATCGATCCGAGGAGATGGTTGGAGCAGAGAGGTCAAGGAGTAGCGGGGTAGAGTGAGGAGGGGTCCTTGACTCGCTGTCTGTGAGTACTGTGGCGGGCAGTGACACGCCACTGCGCTGTGCTCGTTGGCCTGCGCGGACGAGCTCGTTTGCTGGGGACTCGTACTAGTACTGTTTAGATGTCAGTACGTACTCCCGCTGCGCTGGGTGATTTTACGTTATTTACTCCTCCTTATCGGGCAGAATTGGCGTAGTAAAAATGTGCACCACAACATGGTCATTGCTCATACACTTCTTCCTCAACTTGACAACTGCCATCTCAGCCCGTGCTCATCAACACAACTGCTGGCAGTGGCACCCCAGGAATGTCACCCTGGTATCGCCGGCGCACACTTTGATACTGAACAATTCTGCTGGTTAGTAACTAATGCCCTAGGCTGAATAGTTGATACATTTATCCTACTGGTGCGAAAGCTAGTATGACCTCCCAATAGATAGGCAGAATGCAATCATAAATCAAAATGTCCAGATAAGGAAGAACAATCAGAAGTTATGTCTATTTGGCAAAGACTTCAATGATTGAAAATAAAAACTAATCAGCATAGATGCATCTCCATAACCTTTGAtcgacaaaaaatatatacctGGAGCCTTGCTATTCTACAGCAATTGATTTACCTTGTATCTTACCAGAATTAAGGTTCTGAAATATATTCAAGGACAGAAGGAAATAATCCGTCAGTCTTTGATCAGACAAAACTAAACTTTTGAAGTATAAGGACAGAAAAACATGTACACAAAACACAGACCTCCAGTTAGATTCATTTCTTTAATGGAATCAGCATAAGAAATGAAGACATGAAAAGAGCAGAAAGACTCTGCAGATGGATACCCCGTATAAGAATTGCAATGGAGAGAAATCAGGGACTTCATCTCTGAGTGTTGATCAGTAGCAAAGAATCATAAGTACATTAATTAGTACATTCTGTGTGGAAAACCTATTGCAGTACACTGTTGGTTTCTACTTCTCCCTCTGCTATTTTCACAACTGAAGCCATCACCAATAGCCACCGCAAGAGCATGAGCCATCCTTGAAATGATGGAAGCGACTAGAGTCCCGTACAATGATCTCATGGTCAACAATCTTTGAGATGTACGTGAATGCACTGTGACAATCACCACAAACACGCAGGTTCTTTGTGATCCTTATCGGACAACCAGGGGAAGTTGTGAGAAGGCCATATGCGAGAGCAAGCTTCTCGCTGTGCTCAGCAAGAAGGttatttttctcttcatcGTCGACGTCATGCAGAGCAAAATTTGTCTCAGGGACATAGCCCATAGATTTGATGCGGTCAATTAATCTCTCCAGAAGGGCATAAATCTGATGAGATAAAGGATGTGACCGATCTCCAACAAAGAAAGATGCAGTTCCTTTCTTACCCTGGACCCAACTGCATCCGGGCCTCTTCTTAATCCCGGAGTTCTTCATCAGGTTTCTGATTCTAGCTACATCCTTCCAACGCTTTGCATTAGCATATATATTGGAGATGAGCGTGTAAGCTCCATCGTTGTCTGCATTCATCTCAACTAGCTTGTTAAGAGCATATTCAGCAAGTTCCACATTCGAATGTACTCTACAGGCACTAAGTAATGCGACCCAGACCACTGCAGAAGGCTCCATTGGCATGTCCTTAACCATACTCCATGCCTTATCTAATCGCCCAGCACGTGCCAGCAAGTCAATAACAGAAGCATAATGCTCTGCACTAGCAGCCACACCATAATCTCTACTCATGCTGTCAAAGTAATCCAGGCCTCGATCAATCATTCCAGAATGGCTGCAAGCATATAGAACAACCAAGAATGATATATCATCAGGAAGAAAGCCTGCCTTTTGCATCTTGTCAAATATGTCCAGGGCCTCATTACCACGACCGTGCATTCCATATCCTGTCATTATTGATGTCCAAGAAATGGCATTCCTTTGAGGCATGCAATCAAATACATACCTAGCTGTATCGACATCACCACACTTGGAGTACATATCAATAAGACAGTTTGCCACAAAGTACGTAGAAGCTTCATATCGGTGCTGACGAACCAGATAAGCATGAACCTGCTTACCCATACGCAGGGCTGACAGATGTGCACAGGCCATCAGTATGCAGGAAATTGTAAATGCATTTGGGGCAACTGCATGTGGTTCTGAAATCATCTCTGAGAAAAGCTTGAGCGCATCATTTGAGTCCCCATATTGTGCATACCCACCTATCATAACAGTCCAAGTCACTACATTACGTTCCTTCCGGGGTATAGAATCAAATATCAAACGTGCAGCTTTGAAGGTTCTGCACTTTGAGTACATATCTATTAATGCATTGTGCACCATGAGATCCTCATCGTCGccatcatcaccaccaaaatgATTATCCAAAGACAAAAGACAATTCTTGAGAGAGTAGGCATGAGTTTCCATACCCTGACAACATGCTCCCAAGGAAGCACAAGCAGACAACAGAGAGATGATTGTGACACAATTTGGCTCTGAACCAGAAAAAATCATTTGCCGGAAAACGTCGAGTGCTTCTTGGCCGCATCCTCTCTGAGCATACCCAGCAATCACAGCAGTCCAGGTTACCACGTCTAATGGGATCTTTTCCTTGCGCATATTCTTGAAAAGCTCAAAGGCTGCCTCAAAGTTCCCACTTTGTGAGTACCCAGTCACCATTGAATTCCAAGAAACAACATCTTTGAATTCCATCATATTGAAAACCTTTACCGCATCCTTCATTGACCCACACTTTGCATAAGTATCAATCAGTGCATTGCCTACAAAAGCATCTGGAAATGTACCATTCCGAATGGCATTGCCATGAATTCCTCTAGTTTGAGGTAGTGCCTTTAGAGAACCACATGCAGGAAGAATGTTCACAATGCTAATGATGTCTGACCTTTCATTTGTAGCCTTCTCGTGGACAATCATTGCCATTTTCGAGAACATATCCAACGCAGTCCAAGGATTACTATGTTTAACATGGGCTGCAACAATTGAATTCCATGAGATGACATCATCGATACCCCTCAGAGTTATTTCCTCAAACACCAGGCTGGCTTCCTCAAGTGAACCACAGCGGGCATACATCGCTACCAGTGCATTGCATATAAAGACATTTGACTCAAAGCCATTGCAACATATAAGTCCATGGAATGTGATACCACATTTGTACGAAGGTAGCTCTCCACAGGCTTTCAGTATATGTGGCAGCGTAAAATGGTCTGGCCTAGTCCCCGCACGCAACATGCGGCGAGACAGTGCAATTGCACGGTCAAGGTGGCCCTCTTTGATGCGTTCACGGATGAGAAGATTCCACCAGATAGCTGGTGACGGCACAACACGCTCCAGCACCGTGAGAGCATCATCTGTAGAACCACAAGCAAGATAAGCAGCAACGACACCAGTACCCAAAGACCTCGGTGATAAGAACGGTTGAGATGGCAGTGGTGGCAACGAGATTGGCAATAATGATGCTGGATAAGAAAGAAGACCGGAAGAAATTATCTGCTGGTGAACTTGCTGAACTGCATTCACAGACCTGCATTCCTTTAACAGTGCTGTGAAATGAACAAGAGAATCATCTAGACCTATGATTGCCGCATTTGCAACTGAGATGAAGCGTGCTCCAACTGGTTTTGTGGACTTTGGTAAGTTGAGCAGCATAACGATCAGAGTATCATTATGCAAAGTAAGAGCAACAATCCCGTCGCCGCGAATACCAGTTGCTGCAGGGGGCGCTGTCAGTTAAGAGATTGCTTGGCCGTGGTGGCTCACgggcctcgccgccgaggagcagTAGTACCTGCCCCCGACGCCGCTGCACCCCGTCCCCGTCCAGGtaggcggcgcgcgcggccgaaGCAGTGGCGGGGGCaggcaggcggcgcgcgtgGCCGCCGGGAAAGGTGAAGGCAGGCAGCGGCGTGGGAGAGAGGCGGGCGTGGGCTTGCAGCGGAACGGCGGCTGAGGTTCCGTCCCCGTAAACAAGGTAGTTGCAGGAGTGGATGGGCCATCCGATCTGGGCCGTAAGGGAACCACGGCCCGTGAAAGAGATGCGCCGAAAAAACGTATTGACCCATGTAAGACgatccgaagaaaaaaaaaccgaacGCAGGCCCTGATTTGATTTAAATAGAAATTGCCTCCTAATCGCTGCCGACAAATATGACAGGCCACACACAAGGGGAATAGTAACAATGTCACTCAAAACCAAAACATTTAG carries:
- the LOC104584753 gene encoding pentatricopeptide repeat-containing protein At5g16860, with amino-acid sequence MLLNLPKSTKPVGARFISVANAAIIGLDDSLVHFTALLKECRSVNAVQQVHQQIISSGLLSYPASLLPISLPPLPSQPFLSPRSLGTGVVAAYLACGSTDDALTVLERVVPSPAIWWNLLIRERIKEGHLDRAIALSRRMLRAGTRPDHFTLPHILKACGELPSYKCGITFHGLICCNGFESNVFICNALVAMYARCGSLEEASLVFEEITLRGIDDVISWNSIVAAHVKHSNPWTALDMFSKMAMIVHEKATNERSDIISIVNILPACGSLKALPQTRGIHGNAIRNGTFPDAFVGNALIDTYAKCGSMKDAVKVFNMMEFKDVVSWNSMVTGYSQSGNFEAAFELFKNMRKEKIPLDVVTWTAVIAGYAQRGCGQEALDVFRQMIFSGSEPNCVTIISLLSACASLGACCQGMETHAYSLKNCLLSLDNHFGGDDGDDEDLMVHNALIDMYSKCRTFKAARLIFDSIPRKERNVVTWTVMIGGYAQYGDSNDALKLFSEMISEPHAVAPNAFTISCILMACAHLSALRMGKQVHAYLVRQHRYEASTYFVANCLIDMYSKCGDVDTARYVFDCMPQRNAISWTSIMTGYGMHGRGNEALDIFDKMQKAGFLPDDISFLVVLYACSHSGMIDRGLDYFDSMSRDYGVAASAEHYASVIDLLARAGRLDKAWSMVKDMPMEPSAVVWVALLSACRVHSNVELAEYALNKLVEMNADNDGAYTLISNIYANAKRWKDVARIRNLMKNSGIKKRPGCSWVQGKKGTASFFVGDRSHPLSHQIYALLERLIDRIKSMGYVPETNFALHDVDDEEKNNLLAEHSEKLALAYGLLTTSPGCPIRITKNLRVCGDCHSAFTYISKIVDHEIIVRDSSRFHHFKDGSCSCGGYW